Proteins found in one Chloroflexota bacterium genomic segment:
- a CDS encoding DUF6364 family protein, producing the protein MKQKLTITVDAELVPAAKRYARSRGMSLSAVIEQSLREVAGEETESFAKKWMGKLKLAERHGDPLYEALVKKYVR; encoded by the coding sequence ATGAAGCAAAAACTTACGATCACGGTTGACGCGGAGTTGGTCCCCGCTGCCAAGCGCTACGCCCGCTCCCGGGGCATGTCGCTTTCGGCGGTAATCGAGCAGTCCCTCCGGGAAGTTGCCGGAGAGGAGACCGAGTCCTTTGCAAAGAAGTGGATGGGCAAGTTGAAGTTGGCGGAGCGGCATGGCGACCCTCTTTACGAAGCGTTGGTGAAAAAGTACGTCCGATGA
- a CDS encoding MFS transporter, with protein sequence MEQKQGFHFPVIYYGWVLLAVAMIAGSFSTGAGVWGASVMARPMTEALGWSRASYFGALTVRSLVAGALAPIIGPLHDTRNGPRRLMLLSAVLLGGSLMLTTWVEYRWQFYLLFGLLGGIAQVTGINALTRVILPKWFVRKRGRVMGLAAMGPGFGPMLFPISIQALIELFDWREAWFALGLAAFLILVPVSFMVRTRPEDMGLLPDGDKPGEPPPVRSDPAPGTAAPPRTISAPDGLTVRESLRTVAFWLIIGAFMLVGLGMGGFHANLVTYFQDIGLAASVAALSGTAFAVASVSLRPIWGLLAERVTVRYLIGPQLILSAGTVLLILNVGGQTSMLIAAGLHGLTIGAYITLQNLMVADYFGRAHLGAISGIIRPFMTVAGATSPVLIAFLFDLQDSYTTAFLIIATAWLIAGGLILLAAPPRQQTGRATAPGGLAPDPAG encoded by the coding sequence ATGGAGCAGAAGCAGGGCTTTCACTTCCCGGTCATCTACTACGGGTGGGTCCTCCTGGCCGTCGCGATGATCGCCGGGTCATTCTCGACGGGCGCGGGCGTCTGGGGCGCGAGCGTCATGGCGCGGCCGATGACGGAGGCGCTGGGCTGGTCGCGGGCAAGCTACTTCGGCGCGCTGACCGTGCGGTCGCTGGTGGCCGGCGCGCTGGCGCCCATCATCGGGCCGCTGCACGACACGCGAAACGGGCCGCGCCGGCTCATGCTGCTCTCGGCGGTACTGCTTGGCGGCTCGCTTATGCTGACGACGTGGGTGGAGTACCGCTGGCAGTTCTACCTGCTTTTCGGACTCTTGGGAGGCATCGCACAGGTCACGGGCATCAACGCCCTCACGCGGGTTATCCTGCCGAAGTGGTTCGTGCGCAAGCGCGGCCGCGTCATGGGGCTGGCCGCCATGGGGCCGGGCTTCGGCCCCATGCTCTTTCCCATATCCATCCAGGCGCTCATCGAGCTTTTTGACTGGCGCGAGGCCTGGTTTGCCCTCGGACTGGCCGCGTTCCTCATCCTGGTCCCGGTGTCCTTCATGGTGCGCACGCGGCCGGAGGACATGGGGCTTCTGCCCGACGGCGACAAACCGGGCGAGCCGCCGCCGGTTCGATCCGACCCCGCACCGGGGACTGCTGCCCCGCCTCGAACGATCAGCGCCCCCGACGGCCTGACGGTCCGCGAAAGCCTGCGGACTGTTGCCTTCTGGCTTATCATCGGCGCCTTCATGCTCGTGGGGCTGGGCATGGGCGGCTTCCACGCCAACCTCGTGACCTATTTCCAGGACATCGGCCTCGCCGCATCAGTGGCGGCGCTGAGCGGCACAGCGTTTGCGGTTGCCTCCGTTAGTCTTCGGCCGATATGGGGCTTGCTGGCCGAGCGCGTGACCGTCCGGTACCTCATCGGCCCGCAGCTCATTCTGAGCGCAGGGACGGTGCTGCTCATCCTGAACGTGGGCGGGCAGACCTCCATGCTCATCGCCGCGGGACTGCACGGGCTGACCATCGGTGCCTACATCACGCTGCAAAACCTGATGGTCGCCGACTATTTCGGCCGCGCACACCTGGGCGCCATCAGCGGCATCATTCGACCGTTCATGACGGTGGCGGGCGCAACCAGCCCCGTCCTCATCGCCTTCCTATTCGACCTGCAGGACTCGTACACGACGGCATTCCTGATCATCGCGACGGCCTGGCTTATAGCGGGCGGGCTCATTCTGCTGGCCGCGCCTCCGCGACAGCAAACTGGCCGGGCAACGGCGCCCGGCGGGCTCGCGCCGGACCCGGCGGGGTAG
- a CDS encoding PIN domain-containing protein, with amino-acid sequence MMLIDTDVLIDVALRRVPHAFPAAELFEKIQHGVEAANVAWHSISNLHYLTARSLGRDNAREFILELIRFVPVAATGTEAVRYAAELPMSDFEDAMQVAAARACGATRIVTRNVSDYARSPIPAVTPQEALAGLS; translated from the coding sequence ATGATGCTCATAGACACGGACGTACTCATCGACGTTGCGCTCCGTAGGGTGCCCCACGCATTTCCAGCCGCGGAACTCTTTGAGAAGATTCAGCACGGGGTTGAGGCCGCAAATGTTGCATGGCATTCCATATCCAACCTCCACTACCTCACGGCTCGGTCGCTCGGCAGGGACAATGCCCGCGAGTTCATCCTTGAACTGATACGCTTCGTGCCCGTTGCCGCAACCGGCACGGAGGCGGTCCGCTACGCGGCAGAACTCCCCATGAGCGACTTCGAGGACGCGATGCAGGTTGCCGCGGCCCGGGCCTGCGGGGCCACTCGTATTGTGACCCGGAACGTCTCCGATTACGCGCGGTCTCCCATACCGGCAGTCACGCCCCAGGAGGCGCTGGCCGGGTTGAGCTAG
- a CDS encoding ribbon-helix-helix protein, CopG family, with product MLKRLQVLIDEEEYREIQGIARRQGVTLAEWVRQALRQARSGDSGTVAAKLQVIADASRHAFPTAEIEVMLREINAGRRHEPL from the coding sequence ATGCTCAAACGACTGCAAGTCCTCATTGATGAAGAAGAGTACCGGGAGATCCAGGGCATCGCCCGCAGGCAGGGGGTGACGCTTGCGGAGTGGGTGCGGCAGGCGCTGCGCCAGGCGCGAAGCGGCGATTCCGGTACCGTGGCGGCCAAACTGCAAGTCATCGCCGACGCATCCCGGCATGCGTTCCCCACTGCCGAAATAGAAGTCATGCTGCGGGAGATCAATGCAGGGCGGCGGCATGAACCTTTATGA
- a CDS encoding NAD(P)/FAD-dependent oxidoreductase → MRVGIIGGGAAGLAAAFELLRQGHEAEVFERAPFLGGQASTFDVGGGRLERGYHHLFTSDTDMVWLIHELGLGQKLVWIPSRVGMYHSGRIWPFTTPTDLLKFSAIGIADRMRLGLVTLALRRRRSWRSLENVTAAEWLPRWAGKRAYEAVWEPLLRGKFGRYYDQIGMTWFWGKIALRLASRGKSLGGESLGYPMGSFGEVFDTLGERVRAMGGTVHTSAEVARVVVEEGRATGLDVRLPGEPAAVRRYDAVLSTTPSRIMASLTPELPDSYREALTSTTYLAAVLIVLEMDRSLTPAYWLNIADRSIPFVAAIEHTNFVPPEHYGGSHLLYLSNYLDREDRLYSLGHDDLLAEYAPHLRRLNPDFDERWIKNSFYHREDAAQPVNRTGYAASIPRHRTPIPDLYLANTTQIYPEDRGTNYSVRLGRKVARLLLTDYGHAVSGELPEAVIKDSVTSAWEW, encoded by the coding sequence GTGAGAGTCGGAATCATCGGCGGTGGCGCCGCGGGCCTCGCCGCCGCGTTCGAACTCCTGCGGCAGGGTCACGAGGCGGAGGTATTCGAGCGCGCGCCATTCCTCGGCGGGCAGGCGTCCACCTTCGACGTCGGCGGCGGGCGGCTTGAGCGCGGCTACCACCACCTCTTCACCAGCGACACCGACATGGTCTGGCTCATCCATGAGCTGGGACTGGGCCAGAAGCTGGTATGGATCCCCTCCAGGGTGGGCATGTACCACAGCGGCCGCATATGGCCCTTCACCACGCCGACCGACCTCCTGAAGTTCAGCGCCATCGGCATCGCCGACCGGATGCGCCTGGGGCTCGTGACACTGGCGCTGCGGCGGCGGCGCAGCTGGCGCTCGCTGGAGAACGTGACCGCGGCCGAGTGGTTGCCTCGCTGGGCCGGCAAGCGCGCCTACGAGGCTGTGTGGGAGCCGCTGCTCCGGGGCAAGTTCGGCCGCTACTACGATCAGATAGGCATGACATGGTTCTGGGGCAAGATCGCCTTGAGACTGGCTTCCCGCGGCAAGAGCCTCGGCGGGGAGAGCCTCGGCTATCCGATGGGGAGCTTCGGCGAGGTCTTCGACACGCTGGGCGAGCGTGTCCGCGCGATGGGCGGAACGGTGCACACGTCGGCCGAGGTGGCGCGCGTGGTCGTCGAGGAGGGCCGAGCGACGGGGCTCGATGTGCGGCTGCCAGGCGAGCCCGCCGCCGTGCGACGCTACGACGCCGTGCTATCGACGACGCCGTCGCGCATCATGGCGTCGCTGACGCCGGAGCTGCCGGACTCGTACCGGGAGGCGCTGACGAGCACGACGTACCTCGCGGCGGTGCTCATCGTGCTGGAGATGGACCGCTCGCTGACGCCCGCGTACTGGCTGAACATCGCCGACCGGAGCATCCCGTTCGTCGCAGCCATCGAACACACCAACTTCGTGCCGCCGGAGCACTACGGCGGCAGCCACCTGCTCTACCTCTCCAACTACCTGGACCGGGAGGACAGGCTGTACTCGCTGGGCCACGACGACCTGCTGGCCGAGTACGCGCCCCACCTGCGGCGGCTCAACCCGGACTTCGACGAACGGTGGATCAAGAATAGCTTCTACCACCGCGAGGATGCCGCGCAGCCGGTGAACCGGACGGGCTACGCCGCGAGCATCCCACGGCACCGCACGCCCATTCCTGACCTGTACCTCGCGAACACCACGCAGATCTACCCGGAGGACCGGGGCACCAACTACAGCGTCCGTCTCGGCCGCAAGGTGGCGCGGCTCCTGCTCACCGACTACGGCCACGCCGTCAGCGGTGAGCTGCCGGAGGCCGTTATCAAGGACTCCGTCACCTCCGCATGGGAGTGGTAG
- a CDS encoding MFS transporter, with the protein MMRRTGFRLPKLYYGWVILGVAILAGSFSTGVGVWGASVFVRPMTEELEWSRASFYGALTFQMIVAGALAPIIGPMQDTRTGPMRLMLLSAVLLGCSLMALRYIDSLWQFYLLFGVCSGFAQIAGGFALTMTILPKWFVRKRGRVLGIAAMGPGLGPMLYPVSLQALIDASDWRMAWFVLGIVALCVLVPLSFLVRTRPEDIGQLPDGEAPDVSAAGEREASQVEGQPRSIDAGGLTLRESVRTLSFWLIVAAFMLVGLGIGGFHANLVPYYQDIGIAESVAALSATAFAVGSVSFRPIWGLLAERVPLRFLIGPQLILTAGTVLLILNVEGRTSMLIASGLHGLTIGAYITLMGVIVADYFGRLHLGAINGVLRPFMTISGAASPLFIAFLFDWQDSYTLAFLIIAAGWALAGGLMLVAKPPRVPTPTATLHDRDLKAN; encoded by the coding sequence ATGATGCGGCGGACGGGTTTCCGGCTCCCGAAGCTCTACTACGGCTGGGTGATTCTCGGAGTCGCCATCCTCGCGGGGTCGTTCTCCACTGGTGTCGGCGTCTGGGGCGCGAGCGTCTTCGTGCGGCCCATGACGGAGGAGCTGGAGTGGTCGCGGGCAAGCTTCTACGGCGCCCTGACCTTCCAGATGATCGTAGCGGGTGCGCTGGCGCCAATCATCGGGCCCATGCAGGACACGCGTACGGGCCCGATGCGGCTGATGCTCCTATCTGCCGTGTTGCTGGGATGCTCCCTCATGGCGCTCCGCTACATCGACAGCCTGTGGCAGTTCTACCTGCTCTTCGGCGTCTGCAGCGGCTTTGCCCAGATTGCCGGGGGCTTCGCCCTCACGATGACCATCCTGCCCAAGTGGTTCGTGCGCAAACGGGGCCGCGTGTTGGGCATAGCAGCCATGGGGCCGGGTCTGGGCCCGATGCTCTACCCAGTGTCACTGCAAGCCCTCATTGACGCTTCGGACTGGCGCATGGCGTGGTTCGTCCTTGGCATCGTGGCGCTCTGCGTGCTCGTACCCCTCTCCTTCCTGGTGCGCACGCGGCCCGAGGACATAGGCCAGCTCCCTGACGGAGAGGCGCCGGACGTGTCAGCGGCAGGGGAGAGGGAGGCATCACAGGTAGAGGGGCAACCTCGTTCCATTGATGCGGGCGGCCTGACGTTGCGCGAGAGCGTTAGGACACTCTCCTTTTGGCTCATTGTTGCCGCATTCATGCTGGTGGGCCTCGGGATTGGCGGGTTCCACGCCAACCTGGTTCCCTATTACCAGGACATCGGCATCGCTGAGTCCGTAGCGGCGCTCAGCGCCACGGCCTTCGCTGTCGGCTCGGTGAGCTTCCGACCAATCTGGGGCCTGCTTGCCGAGAGGGTGCCGCTGCGCTTCCTCATCGGTCCTCAGCTCATCCTGACCGCGGGCACCGTCTTGCTCATCCTCAACGTGGAAGGCCGTACGTCGATGCTGATCGCGTCGGGGCTGCACGGCCTGACCATCGGGGCGTACATCACGCTGATGGGGGTCATCGTGGCCGACTATTTCGGCCGGCTGCACCTCGGCGCGATCAACGGCGTCCTGCGGCCATTCATGACGATCTCAGGCGCGGCGAGCCCGCTCTTCATCGCCTTCCTGTTCGATTGGCAGGACTCGTACACGCTGGCGTTCCTGATCATCGCCGCGGGCTGGGCGCTCGCAGGCGGGCTCATGCTGGTGGCGAAGCCGCCTCGCGTGCCGACGCCAACGGCGACCTTGCATGACCGCGACTTGAAGGCCAACTAG